ATTATAGCGAGTACATCTGGAATGAATATAAGTACGGAAAAGATCAAGCTGATTTAAAGCTGGTCGCTGAAAAGGAAGGGTATTTTAGTGAAAGTGAAACGAAACGTGTCGATCTCATTCGGTTTGATAATGAGGGGGGCGAAGATATGTTTGATGCTCATAGCTATAATAAGGGAGGACTAGTTCTTCATATGCTTCGGGATTATTTAGGAGATGAAGTTTTTTTTCAAGCATTGAATAGCTACCTCATTGAGCATCAGTTTCAGTCTGTGGAGGTTCATGATTTAAGAATTGCATTTGAAAAGGCTAGCGGGATGGATTTAAATTGGTTTTTTAACCAATGGTTTTTGGAAAAAGGCCATCCTGAGTTAGTCGTTGAGGTGGATTATTCTCAGTCTCAAAGTATCTTGATTCAAGTAGAGCAGCAGCAAGATTTGAATGAATTCCCCCTTTTTCAATTTCCATTAGAGGTAAGCTGGTACGAAGGAGGTGTTCGAAAAAGTCAGACATTTTTTATAGATAAAGTCAAGAATGAATTTGTCGTTGAGTCCCAAAATCCCATTGATCAAGTTTATCTTAATGAGCGAAATGTATTGTTGGCTTCCATATCTCAAAAAGGCATTTCAGATGAGCAATTGATTTTTCAACTTAAAAATTCTGATTTTGGGGTGGCTCGATATGCGGCCTTTGATAGTCTTAAGGCTAGAAACTCAGAATCGATTTATGCCTTGGTTGCCGAATCATTAAGTGATCCATTTTGGTCAATTAGGGAAAATGCACTCGGTCTTCTCTTTTCCAATACAGAGCAATTAATAGATCATCCAGAATGGGAAAATTTGGTTTTTGAAATAGCAGAAAAGGATCAAAAAAATTCTGTAAGAGCAGCAGCTATAGATGTGCTCGGCGAATATGATGCTGATAAATTCTTTCAATCACTTAAGCTTTGGGCAAAGGATTCCTCCTATTTAGTAGCAGGGTCAGCCTTGATTGCTCTAGTTCAGTCTGAAGGTATCCAAAATGAGCTAAGCTGGTTAGAGCAGTTTGAAAAAGAAAAAAACTTTCGAATAGTCATTCCATTGGCAGAATTCTATATCCGAAATCAGACTATTCAAGATCGAGGGCTGGGGAAAGAAGATTGGTTTTTTGAACAAATTACAAATTTAAAGGGAGAAGGTCTTTACTATTTTTTGGGGTACTTTAGTGAGTATTTTGCTAACAATCTGGAAAAAAAAGTTTTGGCCATCGAATATCTCCTTACGCTGTTGAGAACTCATGAAAAAGAATATGTACGTAGAGGAGCTTTTGAAGCTTTATTATCTTTTTCAGATCGGGTGGATGTAATTGAAAAAATTAAGTCAGTTTTGATTGATGAAAAGTCTGAATCACTGAGAAATTATAGCCGATATTTTCTAGATATGCTATCAGATGAAAATTAATTGGTTGATTATGAAAAGCTTGAATGATCCTGGGTGAAAAAGTTTTTAAATTTATGAGGAGACCTTTGATACTTTAATAAAAGGCTATAATTTTGCCATCCGTTAAGGTCACAAGGGTTGAAAAATCAAAGATTTTAGCGCAGTTGGGGGAATACCAAAGCGGCCAACTGGGACGGACTGTAAATCCGTTGACTTATGTCTTCACAGGTTCGAATCCTGTTTCCCCCACATAATAATTGCCTTATTGTAAAATTTTTTTCTAGTTTTGCAGGGCAAAAAAATATCCGGATTTCCGGACACAAGCGGGAGTAGCTCAGTTGGTAGAGCGGCAGCCTTCCAAGCTGCAGGTCGCGGGTTCGAGCCTCGTCTCCCGCTCTGTGCTTTTAAGCACACTGTATTTGTCAGCCGACGTAGCTCAGGGGTAGAGTACTTCCTTGGTAAGGAAGGGGTCACGGGTTCAAATCCCGTCGTTGGCTCAACACAGGAATCATTATCTAAACATATCTTTAAACTTAAACTGAGGATTTTCAAGCATGGCAAAAGAAACATTCGACCGTTCCAAGCCGCACGTTAACATCGGTACGATTGGACACGTAGACCATGGTAAGACTACCTTGACTGCAGCCATCACTACTGTATTGGCTAAAAAAGGTCTTTCTGAATTGAGAGATTTCTCTTCTATCGACAACGCTCCTGAAGAGAAAGAAAGAGGTATCACCATCAACACTTCTCACGTAGAATATCAGACTGAAAAGAGACACTACGCTCACGTAGACTGTCCAGGTCACGCTGACTATGTGAAGAACATGGTTACTGGTGCTGCTCAAATGGATGGCGCTATCCTAGTGGTAGCTGCTACTGATGGTCCAATGCCTCAAACAAGAGAACACATTCTATTGGCTCGTCAGGTAGGTGTACCTGCTCTAGTTGTTTTCTTGAACAAGGTAGACATGGTAGACGATCCTGAATTGCTAGAGCTTGTTGAAATGGAAGTAAGAGAATTGCTTTCTTTCTATGAGTTTGATGGTGATAATATTCCTGTAATCGCTGGTTCTGCTCTTGGTGCATTGAACGGAGAAGAAAAGTGGGTTGATACTGTTATGCAATTGATGGATGCAGTTGACTCTTACATTCCTCTTCCAGAGCGTTTGATCGACAAAGACTTCTTGATGCCAGTTGAAGACGTGTTCTCAATTACTGGTCGTGGTACTGTTGCTACTGGCCGTATTGAAAGAGGTGTTATTAACTCTGGTGATCCAGTTGAAATCATCGGTATGGGTGCTGAAGGCTTGAAGTCTACAGTAACTGGTGTTGAAATGTTCCGTAAGATCCTTGATAGAGGTGAAGCTGGTGATAACGTAGGTTTGTTGTTGAGAGGTATTGAAAAGTCTCAAATCAAGCGTGGTATGATCATTTGTAAGCCAGGTTCTGTTAAGCCTCATGCTCACTTCAAGGCAGAAGTTTACGTACTTTCTAAAGAAGAAGGTGGTCGTCATACCCCATTCTTCAACAAATACAGACCTCAATTCTACCTAAGAACAACTGACGTAACTGGTGAGATTAAACTTCCAGCTAACGTGGAAATGGTTATGCCTGGTGATAACGTGACAATCGAAGTTACATTGTTGTCTGCAGTAGCTTTGGAGAAAGGTTTGAGATTTGCGATCCGTGAAGGTGGTCGTACGGTAGGTGCCGGTCAGGTTACCGAAATCCTTGACTAATCTTATTTAATTAATAAATACAATGCGATCCCGAAGAAATTTTGGGATCGCATTTGTTTCTAAAGACTTTATTCCTAATTTTGCGTTCCGTTTTGGAGCGTGAACATACACGGGCATAGTTCAATGGCAGAATAGCGGTCTCCAAAACCGTTGATGGGAGTTCGAATCTCTCTGCCCGTGCAGTAAGATAAAAGACCATGAATCTTAAAAACTTTGTCCTTGAATCCTATGATGAAATGAAAAACAAGGTCTCTTGGCCTAAATTTTCATTTCTACAAAATAGTGCAGTTTTGGTACTAGTAGCCTCATTGATCTTTGCACTTTTTATTGGTGTGGTTGATCTGGGATTCGAAAATATCATGACATGGTTTTATGATTTATTCTAATTGATTTTACAGGATGGCTGAACATAAATGGTACGTACTCAGAGTAGTCGCCGGTCAGGAAAAGAAAACTAAGTCTTATCTGGAGAATGAAATCACCAGACAAAAGCTTGTGGAATTTATTCCTGAGGTATTGATTCCTTCTGAGAAGGTATATGAAATGCGAAATGGTAAGAAAAGAGTCAGGGAAAGAAATTTCTTCCCTGGTTATGTTCTTGTCAATGCGGATCTTTCCAATGGTGAGGCCAATCACGTAATAACAAGCATTCCGGGTGTAATCGGTTTCTTAGGATCAAACCAGGGGGGAGCTTCCAAAACCCCTGAGCCATTACGACAATCAGAAGTCAACCGTATTTTAGGTAAGGTTGAAGAGATTGATGAGTTTGCCGAGAAGCAGGATACTCCATTTATAGTCGGAGAGACCGTGAAAGTAATGGACGGTCCTTTCAGTGGGTTTACCGGGACAATTGAGGAGATATTTGAGGAGAAAAAGAAGCTTAATGTTATGGTTAAGATCTTTGGCCGAAATACTCCTGTAGAGTTAAACTTTATACAAGTAGAAAAACAAGACTAAGCAATGGCTAAGGAAATCACTGGTTATGTAAAACTGCAAGTGAAAGGAGGCCAGGCTAACCCGTCGCCTCCAGTAGGTCCTGCTCTTGGTTCCAAGGGCTTGAACATCATGGAGTTTTGTAAGCAATACAATGCACGTACCCAAGACAAAATGGGACAAGTGCTTCCAGTATTGATTACAGTTTATTCTGACAAATCCTTCGACTTCGTAGTTAAAACTCCTCCAGCTGCAAACATGCTGATGGAAGCTGCCAAAGTAAAAGGAGGTTCTGCAGAACCAAACAGAAAAAAAGTAGGCTCTGTTACTTGGGATCAAGTAAGAACAATTGCCGAGACGAAAATGCCTGACTTGAATGCTTTCAAGATTGAATCAGCTATGCGAATGGTAGCTGGTACAGCGAGAAGCATGGGAATCACAGTATCTGGTAAAGCCCCTTGGGAAGAATAAATAAAAAACAATGGCTAAGTTAACAAAAAAGCAAAAAGAAGCTCTTTCTAAGTACGACCCAAGCCAAGTGTACTCCCTAGAGGCTGCTTCTTCGCTGGTTAAGGAAATTACTAACACTAAATTTGATGCATCTGTAGATGTTGACATCCGTTTGGGTGTTGATCCTCGTAAGGCAGATCAAATGGTAAGAGGTGTTGTAGCTCTCCCTCATGGTACTGGTAAGGATGTCAAAGTACTTGTACTTTGTACTCCTGACAAAGTAGCTGAAGCCACCGAAGCAGGTGCGGATTACGTAGGTTTGGACGACTATATTGCCAAGATCGAAGGTGGATGGACTGACGTTGACGTCATTATCACCATGCCTAACGTGATGGCGAAAGTAGGTAGATTAGGTAGAGTATTGGGTCCAAGAGGCCTTATGCCAAACCCTAAATCTGGTACAGTAACCCTAGAAGTGGGTAAAGCTGTAAAAGAAGTTAAGGCTGGTAAGATTGATTTCAAAGTAGATAAGTTTGGAATCATTCACGCAGGAATTGGTAAAGTTTCATTTACCCCTCAACAGATTCAAGATAATGTGAAAGAGTTGATTATGACTATTTCACGATTGAAGCCTTCATCTTCAAAGGGTACATATTTTAAGAGTATTCACATTTCCAGTACAATGTCTCCAGGAATTACTGTTGACAAAGGAAGCATCCAAGGTATTTAATCATGACTAGAGACGATAAAAAAGTAATAATCGACAGTCTGACTGAGAAGCTTAAGGAAAATCCTTTCTTCTATATCACTGATGCGGCTGGATTTACTGTAGCTGAAGTTAACGCATTCAGAAGAACTTGTTTTGAAAGAGGTGTTGAGTATAAAGTTTACAAAAACACTTTGATCAAAAAGGCTCTTGAAAATCTGGATGTTGACTATTCAAAGCTAGTAAGTGGTACCCTTAAAGGTTTTTCTGGAATTATCTTTTCAAAAGAGACTAGTAATCTTCCTGCTAAGGTATTATTGGACTTCAGAAAAAAACAAGGTAAAAAAGAAACTAGACCTGTTTTCAAGGGTGCTGGAATTGATTCAGATGTAATTCTGGGTGAATCCAACCTTGAAATGTTGTCTAATCTTAAATCTAAGCAGGAACTTCTTGGAGATCTTATCGGATTGCTACAATCTCCTGCTAAAAATCTCGTTTCAGCTCTTCAATCTGGCCAAAACAACATTACTGGTGTATTGAAGACTTTGGGCGAGCGTGAGTAATTTCATCATATCAAAAAATCTAAAACAATTTAATAATTAATACAATGGCAGATCTTACACAACTTGCAGAACAGTTGGTAAACTTGACTGTAAAAGAAGTAAAAGAATTGACTGATATCCTTAAAGATCAGTATGGTATCGAACCTGCTGCTGCTGGCGCTGTAATGGTAGCTGGTCCAGTTGGTGGTGGAGATGCTCCTGCTGAAGAGGAAAAAACTTCTTTTGATGTTATCTTGAAAGCAGCTGGTGCTCAGAAATTGGCTGTTGTTAAGCTAGTAAAAGAATTGACTGGTCTTGGACTTAAAGAAGCAAAAGACCTTGTTGACGGAGCTCCTAAGGCTTTGAAAGAAGGTGTTGCTAAGGACGAAGCTGAGGCTTTGAAGAAGTCTCTTGAAGAAGCTGGTGCTGAAGTAGAGATCAAGTAATTTGTTAGGTTCGACCATTTAGGGAGAACCTGGCCTAAGACCTGACTTTTGAAGTCAGGTCTTTTCCTGTTTATGCGCAGGTAAATAATTGCATTATTTTAAGTGAGAATTGTCTCATTTCGTTATTTAATTTCACTATAAACTATACACTACCTTGGCTATCAAGAATCAAACCGTAAGGAAAAGTTTCTCCTCCATAAAGGTGGTCAAAGACTATCCCGATTTTCTAGATATTCAACTTCAATCCTTCAAGGATTTTTTTCAGTTGGATACTCCTGCTGAAAAGCGGCGTGCAGATGGACTATTTAAAGTTTTCGCCGAAAACTTTCCAATTAGTGATTCAAGAGAAAACTTCACGTTAGAGTTTATCGACTATACTGTGGATCCACCGAAATATTCGGTTGGTGAATGTATTGATCGTGGGTTGACTTATTCTGTACCTCTTAAAGCAAAATTAAGATTGCTTTGCCATGATCCAGATAATGAGGATTTTGAAACAATTGAACAGGAAGTATTCCTAGGAAATCTTCCTTACATGACTGAAAAAGGTTCCTTTGTAATCAATGGCGCTGAGCGAGTTATAGTTTCTCAATTGCACCGTTCTCCAGGTGTATTTTTTGCGCAGAGTAAGCATACCAATGGTACAAAGCTTTATTCTGCTAGGATTATTCCTTTCAAAGGATCTTGGATCGAATTTGCTACTGACATCAATAATGTCATGTATGCTTACATTGATCGTAAAAAGAAATTTCCTGTCACCACTCTTCTAAGAGCTATTGGTTATGGTTCCGATAAAGACATTTTGGATTTATTCGGATTGTCTGAGGAAGTTTCAGCAACTAAGTCAGCTCTTAAAAAAGCTGCTGGTAGAAAATTAGCTGCCCGTGTTCTTCGTTCATGGGTAGAGGATTTTGTGGATGAAGATACAGGTGAAGTTGTTTCTATTGATAGAAATGAAGTCCTTTTGGAGCGTGATACAATCTTGACGGATGAAGATATTGAAATGATTTTGGACTCAGGTGCCAAGTCTATCATTCTTCACAGAGAAGATGTCAACGTTGCTGATTATTCTATTATCTACAACACTCTTCAAAAAGATAATTCCAACTCCGAAAAAGAAGCAGTTGAAGTTATTTATCGGCAGTTAAGAAATACAGAAGCTCCTGATGAGGCAACTGCACGAGAGGTTATTCAAAGTTTATTCTTTTCAGACAAGCGATATGATCTCGGTGAAGTAGGTCGTTACAGAATAAACAAAAAATTAGGTTTGGAAATCGAGCCAGACAAGATTGTTTTAACAAAAGAAGATATCATCTCGATTGTTAAATACTTAATCGGTTTGATCAATTCCAAGGCGGTGGTCGATGATATTGATCACTTGTCCAATAGACGAGTACGTACAGTTGGCGAACAATTATACAGCCAATTTGGAGTAGGTTTGGCAAGAATGGCTCGTACGATTCGAGAAAGAATGAACGTACGTGATAATGAAGATTTCAAGCCAGTTGATTTGATCAATGCTCGTACTTTATCTTCAGTAATCAATTCCTTCTTCGGAACAAATCAGCTTTCTCAGTTTATGGATCAAACCAATCCATTGGCTGAATTGACCCACAAAAGAAGGCTTTCTGCCCTTGGTCCTGGGGGTTTGTCAAGAGAAAGAGCTGGTTTTGAAGTTCGAGACGTACACTACACGCACTATGGTAGACTTTGTACAATCGAAACACCAGAAGGTCCAAACATTGGTTTGATTTCCTCACTTTGTGTTCATGCAAAAGTTAACTCCATGGGTTTCCTTGAAACCCCTTATCGAAAGGTAGAAAATGGAAAAGTAGGTATGAATGCTGAGGATATTGTTTTCTTGACAGCTGAAGAAGAAGACAATAATAATATTGCTCAGGCAAATGCACCATTGGATCCTAATGGTCAATTTGTAAATGAAAAGGTTAAGGCTCGATTTGAAGGGGATTTCCCAGTATTAGAACCGAGTGAAATTTCATATATGGACGTTGCTCCAAATCAAATTGTATCTGTTGCGGCGTCATTGATTCCTTTCTTGGAGCATGATGATGCCAACCGAGCATTGATGGGATCTAACATGCAGCGTCAAGCTGTTCCATTGTTAAGACCAGAGGCACCAATTGTAGGTACTGGTTTGGAAGCTAAGGCGGCAATTGATTCAAGAGCTTTGATCATTGCAGAAGCAAATGGGGTCGTGGACTACGTTGATGCTAAGAAAATTAGAGTCAAGTATGATCTTACCTCTGATGAGTTGTTGGTCAATTTTACTGATGAATACAAGACCTACGATCTAATCAAGTTCAGAAGAACAAACCAAGACACAACCATCAATCTCACTCCTTTGGTATTAAAAGGTGAGCGAATTGAAAAAGGACAAGTTTTGGTGGAAGGATATTCAACCAATAATGGTGAGCTTGCCCTAGGTAAAAACTTGAAGGTAGCCTACATGCCTTGGCAGGGATATAACTTCGAGGATGCGATTGTAATTTCTGAGCGAGTTGTTAGAGAAGATATCTTTACTTCTATTCACGTAGAGGAATTCCAACTTGAAGTTAGAGATACCAAACGTGGTGAAGAGGAATTGACCTCTGAAATCCCTAACGTTTCTGAAGAAGCAGTTAAGCATTTGGATGAAAATGGAATCATCCGAGTGGGTGCTGAAGTTAAAGAAGGTGATATCATCATTGGTAAAATCACTCCTAAGGGTGAAACTGATCCAACTCCTGAAGAAAAACTTCTTCGAGCTATTTTCGGTGACAAGGCAGGAGACGTTAAGGATGCTTCATTGAAAGCTTCTCCGTCGCTGAATGGTGTGGTAATTGAGACCAAATTATTCTCAAGACCTAAAAAAGATAAAGACAATAGATCTAAGGCAAAGGCCGAAGTTGAAAAACTTAAAGCCAAATATTCCAAAGATCTTCTTGGTATCCGTGCAAGAATGATCAACAAGTTGGTCACTCTATTGGATGGAAAAACTTCTCTTGGAGTGAAGCACAAGTTTGGTGATGAGATCATCAGCAAGGGTGCGAAGTTTAACCAAAAGAATATTGAGAACAACTTATTCCCTGCTAAGAATCCATACAGAGATGAGTCAAATTACAATGTTCCAGAGGAAGCTAATTTGATTTCTGACATCATTTTGGATGATTGGACTGAAGATGCACACACCAATTCGTTGATCGTTCAATTGGTTAAAAACTATACCAATGCTCGAAATGAAATCTCTGGTAGATTTAAGCGTGATAGATTTACGCTTGAGGTCGGAGATGAACTACCAGCAGGTATCGTACAATTGGCGAAGGTTTACATTGCCAAGAAGCGTAAGCTAAAAGTTGGTGATAAGATGGCAGGTCGTCACGGAAACAAAGGTATTGTCGCTCGTATTGTAAGAGACGAAGATATGCCGTTCTTGGAAGATGGAACTCCAATGGATATCGTATTGAATCCACTAGGTGTACCATCCCGAATGAACATTGGACAGATATTCGAGACCGTATTGGCTTGGGCTGGTCAGAAGTTAGGAAAGAAATATGCAACGCCTATTTTCGATGGAGCTTCTTTGGAAGAGGTTTCTACAGAATTAGAAGCTGCTGGAGTTCCTGCCTATGGTAGAACTTACCTTTATGATGGATTGACTGGTAAGAAGTTTGATCAACCAGTTACGGTTGGGGTAGCATACATGTTGAAGTTGGGTCACTTGGTTGATGACAAAATGCACGCCCGTTCGATTGGACCTTACTCACTTATTACTCAGCAACCATTGGGTGGTAAAGCACAATTTGGTGGTCAGAGATTTGGAGAAATGGAAGTTTGGGCACTTGAGGCGTTCGGTGCATCTCACGTACTTCAAGAGATCTTGACTGTGAAGTCTGATGACGTAATCGGTAGAGCAAAAGCATACGAAGCAATTGTGAAGGGTGAAAACCTTCCTAAGCCAAACATCCCTGAATCATTTAATGTATTGGTTCACGAGTTGAGAGGCTTGGCTCTTGAAATTACCTTGGATTAATTTGGCTTATAGGGCGGGAAACCGCCCTGAACATATCTCAAAACATTATGTCGTTTAGAAAAAATAAAAAACTCAATAACGATTTTTCCCGAGTTACAATCAGCTTGGCTTCTCCAGAATCAATTTTGGATAGCTCAAATGGTGAAGTAACTCAACCAGAAACAATCAACTATAGAACCTACAAGCCTGAAATGGGTGGGTTGTTCTGTGAGCGGATTTTTGGTCCTGTAAAGGATTGGGAATGTCATTGTGGTAAATACAAGCGAATCAGATACAAAGGCATTATCTGTGACCGTTGTGGGGTTGAAGTGACTGAGAAAAAAGTACGTCGTGAGCGAATGGGCCACATTGAATTGGTGGTTCCTGTAGCGCATATCTGGTATTTTAAGTCTCTTCCAAACAAAATCGGTTACCTTCTTGGTCTTCCTACTAAGAAGCTTGATCAGATTGTGTACTATGAGCGTTATGTAGTTGTTCAAGCGGGTATTAAAGCTGAAGAAGGAGTTCAATATTTGGATTTCTTGACTGAGGATGAATACCTAGACATTATGGACAAGCTACCTAAGGAAAATCACATGCTTGACGATGATGATCCAAACAAATTCATCGCTAAGATGGGTGCTGAAGCTTTGGAAATGTTGTTGGCAAGATTGGATTTGGATGATCTGTCCTACTCCCTTCGTCACCAAGCGGCTACCGATACTTCGCAGCAGCGTAAAGCTGAAGCTTTGAAGAGACTTAAGGTGGTGGAAGCATTCCGTGATGCGAGAACCAGAATTGAGAACCGTCCTGAATGGATGGTCGTTCGCATGGTTCCTGTTATTCCACCAGAATTGCGTCCGTTGGTTCCTTTGGATGGTGGTCGTTTTGCCACTTCCGATTTGAATGACCTCTATAGAAGAGTAATTATCCGAAACAATCGTCTGAAGCGATTGATCGATATCAAAGCTCCAGAGGTGATTTTGAGAAACGAGAAGCGTATGCTACAGGAAGCTGTGGATTCACTTTTCGATAATTCAAGAAAAGTAAATGCGGTAAGATCTGATGGTAACCGTGCTTTGAAGTCCCTTTCTGACATGTTGAAAGGTAAGCAGGGCCGTTTCCGTCAAAACTTGCTCGGTAAGCGTGTGGATTACTCCGGCCGTTCTGTAATCGTAGTAGGTCCAGAATTGAAGCTTCACGAGTGTGGTCTTCCTAAAAATATGGCGGCTGAGCTTTTCAAACCTTTTATTATCAGAAAACTGATTGAAAGAGGGATTGTAAAGACTGTAAAATCCGCTAAGAAAATTGTGGATCGAAAAGATCCAGTGGTTTGGGATATTTTGGAAAACGTATTGAAAGGACACCCTGTTCTTCTAAACCGTGCCCCAACTCTTCACAGATTGGGTATACAAGCATTCCAGCCAAAATTGATCGAAGGAAAAGCAATTCAGCTTCACCCATTGGTATGTACTGCATTCAACGCCGACTTTGACGGTGACCAAATGGCGGTTCACGTACCGCTTGGACATGAGGCAATTTTGGAAGCATCTACTTTGATGCTTTCTGCTCACAACATCCTTAACCCTGCTAATGGTGCTCCTATTACTGTACCTTCTCAGGACATGGTTTTGGGTCTTTATTATGTGACCAAAGGCAAGAAATCAACTCCAGAAGAACCAGTTCCTGGTGAAGGAATGACTTTCTACGGACAAGAAGAAGTGATTATTGCACTTAATGAAGGCAGAATTTCACAGCATGCACATATCAAGTGTAAAGTGAAAGTCAGAACCGCAGAAGGTGAAATCAAGGAGGATATTATTGAGACTGTCGCTGGTAGATTGATTTTTAACCAATTTGTTCCAGAAGAAGTAGGTTATGTCAATGAGCTTTTGACTAAGAAAAAGCTTCAGCAAATTATCGCAGAGGTAGTTAAAATCTGTGGTATTTCTCGTACTGCACAGTTCTTGGATGACATCAAGCACCTAGGATTCCAAATGGCTTATCAAGGTGGATTGTCCATGGGATTGAATGATGTTATTATTCCTGATGAAAAGGAACCAATGATCGGAAAAGCCAAAGAGGAAGTTGATCAAGTTTGGAACAACTATTTGATGGGTTTAATCACCGATAATGAGCGTTACAATCAGGTAATTGATATTTGGACTCGAACCAATTCTCATCTAACAAATATCTTGATGAAGAAAATGGAAGAGGATAAGCAAGGATTTAACGCCATCTATATGATGATGCACTCTGGAGCTCGAGGTTCAAGAGAACAGATTCGTCAATTGGGTGGTATGAGAGGTTTGATGGCTAAGCCGCAGAAAAACCTTCAAGGTTCTGTTGGGGAAATCATTGAAAACCCAATCCTATCAAACTTCAAAGAGGGTCTTGATGTATTGGAATACTTCATCTCTACGCACGGTGCACGTAAGGGTCTAGCAGATACCGCGTTGAAAACTGCCGATGCTGGTTACTTGACTCGTCGACTTGTTGACGTAGCACAAGATATGATCGTAACAGAAGAGGATTGTGGAACCTTGAGAGGTCTTGTTGTTCAACCGTTAAAAGATAATGATGAGATTGTTGAACCACTTTCTGAAAGAATTCTTGGTCGAGTTTCTGTTCATGATGTATATGATTTAGCTACTGATGAGCTTATCATTCCTGCTGGAGTAGAAATTACGGATGAAATCGCTAAGCGAGTGGATGAATCTTCTATTGAAGAAGTTGAAATCAGATCCGTGTTGACTTGCGAAACTCGTAGAGGTGTTTGCTCGAAGTGTTATGGTCGAAATCTGGCTACCGGCAAGATGGTTCAGAATGGCGAATCTGTAGGGGTTATTGCTGCTCAATCCATTGGTGAACCAGGTACACAGTTGACATTGAGAACGTTCCACGTAGGTGGTACCGCATCTAACATGGCTGTCGATGCAAGTATCAATGCTAAGTTTGATGGTGTGGTAGAGTTTGATGAAGAATTGAGATATCTAGAAACTACCAATCGTGATGGCGAACCAATCACTGTTGTGATGGGTAGATCTGGTGAAATCAAAATAAATGAAGCTAAAACCGGAAAAACTTTAGTTTCAAACCATGTGCCTTACGGAGCTATCCTTAATGTGAAGGATGGTCAGAAAATTTCCAAAGGAGATTCACTATGTACTTGGGATCCTTATAATGCTGTCATTCTTTCTGAGTTTGATGGTCAAGTAGAGTTCGAAGCAATTGTTGAAGGGATTACTTATAAGGAAGTAGCGGATGATCAAACTGGTTTCCGTGAAAAGGTAATCATTGAAACAAAAGATCGTACCAAGAACCCT
Above is a window of Algoriphagus sanaruensis DNA encoding:
- the rpoB gene encoding DNA-directed RNA polymerase subunit beta, with product MAIKNQTVRKSFSSIKVVKDYPDFLDIQLQSFKDFFQLDTPAEKRRADGLFKVFAENFPISDSRENFTLEFIDYTVDPPKYSVGECIDRGLTYSVPLKAKLRLLCHDPDNEDFETIEQEVFLGNLPYMTEKGSFVINGAERVIVSQLHRSPGVFFAQSKHTNGTKLYSARIIPFKGSWIEFATDINNVMYAYIDRKKKFPVTTLLRAIGYGSDKDILDLFGLSEEVSATKSALKKAAGRKLAARVLRSWVEDFVDEDTGEVVSIDRNEVLLERDTILTDEDIEMILDSGAKSIILHREDVNVADYSIIYNTLQKDNSNSEKEAVEVIYRQLRNTEAPDEATAREVIQSLFFSDKRYDLGEVGRYRINKKLGLEIEPDKIVLTKEDIISIVKYLIGLINSKAVVDDIDHLSNRRVRTVGEQLYSQFGVGLARMARTIRERMNVRDNEDFKPVDLINARTLSSVINSFFGTNQLSQFMDQTNPLAELTHKRRLSALGPGGLSRERAGFEVRDVHYTHYGRLCTIETPEGPNIGLISSLCVHAKVNSMGFLETPYRKVENGKVGMNAEDIVFLTAEEEDNNNIAQANAPLDPNGQFVNEKVKARFEGDFPVLEPSEISYMDVAPNQIVSVAASLIPFLEHDDANRALMGSNMQRQAVPLLRPEAPIVGTGLEAKAAIDSRALIIAEANGVVDYVDAKKIRVKYDLTSDELLVNFTDEYKTYDLIKFRRTNQDTTINLTPLVLKGERIEKGQVLVEGYSTNNGELALGKNLKVAYMPWQGYNFEDAIVISERVVREDIFTSIHVEEFQLEVRDTKRGEEELTSEIPNVSEEAVKHLDENGIIRVGAEVKEGDIIIGKITPKGETDPTPEEKLLRAIFGDKAGDVKDASLKASPSLNGVVIETKLFSRPKKDKDNRSKAKAEVEKLKAKYSKDLLGIRARMINKLVTLLDGKTSLGVKHKFGDEIISKGAKFNQKNIENNLFPAKNPYRDESNYNVPEEANLISDIILDDWTEDAHTNSLIVQLVKNYTNARNEISGRFKRDRFTLEVGDELPAGIVQLAKVYIAKKRKLKVGDKMAGRHGNKGIVARIVRDEDMPFLEDGTPMDIVLNPLGVPSRMNIGQIFETVLAWAGQKLGKKYATPIFDGASLEEVSTELEAAGVPAYGRTYLYDGLTGKKFDQPVTVGVAYMLKLGHLVDDKMHARSIGPYSLITQQPLGGKAQFGGQRFGEMEVWALEAFGASHVLQEILTVKSDDVIGRAKAYEAIVKGENLPKPNIPESFNVLVHELRGLALEITLD
- the rplL gene encoding 50S ribosomal protein L7/L12; amino-acid sequence: MADLTQLAEQLVNLTVKEVKELTDILKDQYGIEPAAAGAVMVAGPVGGGDAPAEEEKTSFDVILKAAGAQKLAVVKLVKELTGLGLKEAKDLVDGAPKALKEGVAKDEAEALKKSLEEAGAEVEIK